AATAAGTACTTACCCGTTTGTAACGCCTCCTCCTGTCTCCATACCGGTGGTCCCTTTCTTTCCGCCTGCGTTCACCTTCTTCCCGTGCTATCCGAGCTTCCTGTAAACGTTGATTTGTATGGCCATGCTCGTTAACTAGGATATACAGAGAAGACTTGAAAAGAGAACAAGAACTTTTTTGTGAACTACAAACCTCATCTTCTCtagcttttctttctttctctgcttcCGCAAATAACTCCTTCTCAGACTGGTGCATATGGCCAAGTATATAGCATATCAAATTCACTAATAAGACATTTTCGTATATAATAGCATGCAGAAAATCCATTTGCAATTACTACACACTTGCAAGATCAAAaaacttctttgattttatccaaaaagaagcaaaaagataTACAAAGACTTGGAAATCTACCTCCCTGTGTTGGGCAAAATAGTCATCCACGATGCTTCTTGCATATGCCGGGTCATCGCAGATCAATATATTGTCAAAGATTGAGCCAGCCTTCACCTGCAGTGTtaagatcatttttttttcattcagaTGCACTAGATAAGTTTGATCCCTCGTCTAAAATGAAGACTTTTTATCAGatcttttctgtttcttttggttttgttttcaacccTAAAAATTTGGATGACCTATATGTACAAGCagcatatatatgttaaaagaACTAATTGGCAgtgaatattatataaatattcatcCATATCTGGTGATGATGTAGTGATtataaaagttaatatttGATGGAATTCAAGAAAGCTCTAGAACTTACCTGCCATACTTCAATGCCTGCATATTTGATAGACTTCAGAACGTAAAGATCTGGATCATCTTCAAATTCTGTGCAAAACCGAGAAGCTCAAGCTTAGTATttataacaagaagaaatccAGCTCAAAATGAACATACACATTAAATAGGTAGAAACATGCCTGGATTATCTATCCATGGGTTCTTCCATTTTCCCTTGTAGTTCGGGTTCTTGATTCTCTGTAGgaaaataatgttttgagaaatgtcaaatggagaagaagaaaaaacagtaaTCTATATAACCATTGATGACTGTCATATAATAACCTTTGCTTTCCAAGGACCTTTGTACGCAGAATTTGGGATCTTTGGAGGTTCCCAGAGACCATTTTCTTCCTCGTCCCAGTCCTCGGGCTAAAcaagtagagagagagatacaaGACACAAAGCTTCAGACTATAACACAGTAATGAGTTCCAAAAAAGAATGAGTGCCATAATGTCAGAATTTGCAGTGATATAGAATGAAGAAAGAATGATGGATCTCTGAGACTAAAAAATAACGACCAATCATTTAAAGAATCTAATATAACAGTACATACCTCTTTAGCTTTACGATCTGGAATTTCACGTGGAATAGAATCAAAACCCTGGTTACAAAAGGAAGAACGAGCCAGTTGCCTGAATTAAACTAAGAATTAAGAGAATGGGAACTGAATAGCTTCCTTTCAATACAAATTGTATTTTCTATATTGCTAAGTTTACTAAAAAGTTACCTCGGGTTTGACATCGTTGGGGTCATCGATGTACTCTCTATCATCCCAGTCCTCTGGCTGCAAAATACAGACTGTTAAGAATCTATCAAGGTGAAAGCTAAAAGAAATGTAGTGTTACTGGCTTACTGCATATCTTGCTCTTCTATGAAAATTTAGTATAACCTCAGATCAAAA
This sequence is a window from Arabidopsis thaliana chromosome 1 sequence. Protein-coding genes within it:
- the CRT3 gene encoding calreticulin 3 (calreticulin 3 (CRT3); FUNCTIONS IN: unfolded protein binding, calcium ion binding; INVOLVED IN: in 6 processes; LOCATED IN: endoplasmic reticulum, endoplasmic reticulum membrane; EXPRESSED IN: 23 plant structures; EXPRESSED DURING: 13 growth stages; CONTAINS InterPro DOMAIN/s: Calreticulin/calnexin, P (InterPro:IPR009033), Calreticulin/calnexin (InterPro:IPR001580), Calreticulin/calnexin, conserved site (InterPro:IPR018124), Calreticulin (InterPro:IPR009169), Concanavalin A-like lectin/glucanase, subgroup (InterPro:IPR013320), Concanavalin A-like lectin/glucanase (InterPro:IPR008985); BEST Arabidopsis thaliana protein match is: calreticulin 1a (TAIR:AT1G56340.2); Has 35333 Blast hits to 34131 proteins in 2444 species: Archae - 798; Bacteria - 22429; Metazoa - 974; Fungi - 991; Plants - 531; Viruses - 0; Other Eukaryotes - 9610 (source: NCBI BLink).); its protein translation is MGLPQNKLSFFCFFFLVSVLTLAPLAFSEIFLEEHFEGGWKSRWVLSDWKRNEGKAGTFKHTAGKWPGDPDNKGIQTYNDAKHYAISAKIPEFSNKNRTLVVQYSVKIEQDIECGGAYIKLLSGYVNQKQFGGDTPYSVLVDNKEREFGSMYTDWDILPPRKIKVKNAKKPEDWDDREYIDDPNDVKPEGFDSIPREIPDRKAKEPEDWDEEENGLWEPPKIPNSAYKGPWKAKRIKNPNYKGKWKNPWIDNPEFEDDPDLYVLKSIKYAGIEVWQVKAGSIFDNILICDDPAYARSIVDDYFAQHRESEKELFAEAEKERKAREDEEARIAREEGERRRKERDHRYGDRRRRYKRPNPRDYMDDYHDEL